Proteins encoded by one window of Prevotella nigrescens:
- a CDS encoding DUF3098 domain-containing protein, which translates to MNKKNLAFGRINFIMLAISVAIVILGFILMSGSGSTETKYDPEIFSTMRIKIAPVVTFIGFISIIGAIMYQPRHKDDTEG; encoded by the coding sequence ATGAATAAAAAGAATTTAGCATTTGGTAGAATCAATTTTATAATGTTGGCTATTAGTGTAGCCATCGTTATTTTAGGTTTTATATTAATGAGTGGCAGTGGTTCTACAGAAACAAAGTATGACCCAGAGATATTCAGCACTATGCGTATAAAGATTGCTCCTGTAGTTACCTTTATCGGATTTATATCTATTATTGGGGCAATAATGTATCAACCACGGCATAAAGACGACACAGAGGGATAA
- a CDS encoding undecaprenyl-diphosphate phosphatase: MDLLQTIIIAIVEGLTEFLPVSSTGHMIITQHLLGVEQGNPFVHAFTFIIQFGAILSVVCLYWKKFFSFTSDMWRLYKLLVIGVLPAVVVGLAAKKSGLLDWLLDSIWVVAITLVLGGIFMLFCDKIFNKGREENEVTPKRALSIGLFQCLSVIPGMSRSMSTIVGGMANKLTRKKAAEFSFFLAVPTMAGATILDVYDMMKGDVKWATSDNLFLLGVGCVVSFAVAIFAMKWFVSFLTKYGFKAFGWYRVIVGVILLAMLLSGMSLNMVD; this comes from the coding sequence ATGGATTTACTTCAGACGATTATTATAGCCATCGTTGAAGGATTAACAGAGTTCTTGCCAGTCTCTTCAACAGGCCACATGATAATAACTCAACACCTGTTGGGCGTAGAGCAGGGTAATCCCTTTGTCCATGCCTTTACTTTCATCATTCAGTTTGGAGCTATCCTTTCGGTTGTTTGTTTGTATTGGAAGAAGTTCTTTTCTTTTACGTCTGATATGTGGCGACTGTACAAATTACTTGTCATAGGTGTGCTACCCGCTGTTGTTGTAGGCTTGGCAGCCAAGAAAAGCGGCTTGCTCGATTGGTTGTTGGACTCTATTTGGGTGGTAGCCATAACGCTTGTGCTGGGTGGTATCTTTATGTTGTTCTGCGATAAAATATTTAATAAAGGTAGAGAAGAGAACGAAGTAACGCCTAAACGTGCTCTTTCCATAGGTTTGTTCCAATGCCTTTCGGTCATTCCCGGTATGAGCCGCTCTATGTCTACCATTGTTGGTGGCATGGCAAACAAACTTACGCGCAAGAAAGCAGCAGAGTTTTCGTTCTTCCTTGCCGTGCCGACTATGGCGGGCGCAACTATTCTTGACGTGTACGATATGATGAAAGGAGATGTAAAATGGGCTACAAGCGACAACCTTTTCTTATTAGGTGTAGGCTGTGTGGTTTCTTTTGCAGTTGCCATATTTGCTATGAAGTGGTTTGTCAGCTTCCTTACGAAATATGGGTTTAAAGCCTTTGGTTGGTATCGTGTCATCGTTGGTGTTATCCTTTTGGCGATGTTGCTTTCTGGAATGTCGCTGAATATGGTCGATTAA
- the truB gene encoding tRNA pseudouridine(55) synthase TruB, producing the protein MNFKEGVLIPIDKPYGITSFKALAHVRYLCSKIQGGRVKIGHAGTLDPLATGVLILATGRMTKQIETLQTHTKEYVATMQLGATTPSYDMEHEENETFPTEHITRELIETALQQFIGNIEQIPPTYSAVKVNGQRAFDYRRNGEDIILKPKKIRIDEIEITRFDAEKMQLTLRVVCGKGTYIRALARDLGRAINSGAYLVALRRTRVGDIKVEECINYDHFKEWLDEQNIEIVDK; encoded by the coding sequence ATGAATTTCAAGGAAGGTGTGCTTATTCCTATTGACAAACCGTATGGAATAACAAGTTTCAAAGCATTGGCGCACGTGCGCTATCTATGCTCTAAAATACAAGGAGGGCGTGTAAAAATAGGTCATGCCGGTACGCTCGACCCATTGGCTACAGGTGTTCTCATTCTTGCAACAGGCAGAATGACCAAGCAGATAGAAACTTTGCAGACGCATACCAAAGAGTATGTTGCTACAATGCAGTTGGGAGCGACCACACCAAGCTACGATATGGAGCACGAGGAAAACGAAACTTTTCCCACAGAACATATCACAAGAGAGCTGATAGAAACGGCATTGCAGCAGTTTATCGGCAACATTGAGCAGATACCGCCTACTTACAGTGCTGTAAAAGTGAATGGACAACGTGCTTTCGACTATCGTAGAAACGGCGAAGACATCATTCTGAAGCCTAAGAAAATAAGGATAGACGAAATAGAAATTACCCGTTTCGATGCCGAGAAGATGCAACTCACACTGCGAGTTGTTTGCGGCAAGGGTACTTACATACGTGCTTTGGCACGCGATTTGGGTCGTGCCATCAACAGCGGTGCTTATCTTGTTGCACTCCGACGCACCCGTGTAGGTGATATAAAAGTAGAAGAATGTATAAATTACGATCATTTTAAAGAATGGTTGGACGAACAGAATATAGAAATAGTAGATAAATGA
- the queA gene encoding tRNA preQ1(34) S-adenosylmethionine ribosyltransferase-isomerase QueA — MKLSQFKFNLPEEQVALYPHSSERVLNRADGTSQVFKVTRRDEARLMVVHKKSGTIDMYNNKKIKGEPKEEDYIRFKDVVNYFDEGDTFIFNDTKVFPARLYGTKEKTDAKIEVFLLRELNQEMRLWDVLVEPARKIRIGNKLFFDESGAMVAEVIDNTTSRGRTLRFLYDCSHEEFKRELYALGEAPLPRYIIDNRPKGADEDFAHADADDLENFQTVFAKHEGAVTAPGTNLHFSEHLMKMMEIKGIHAAYITLHCGLGNFHDIEVEDLTKHKMDSEEMHISAEACKIVNETKAANHRVCAVGASVVKATETAVGTDGMLKEYDGWTNKFIFPPYDFGLADSMLVNFYHPYSTLLMETTAFGGYDLIMEAYDKAVKAGYKFGCFGDALLILND, encoded by the coding sequence ATGAAGCTTTCGCAATTTAAATTTAACTTGCCTGAAGAGCAAGTTGCTTTGTATCCACATTCGTCAGAACGAGTATTAAACCGTGCTGATGGAACAAGTCAAGTATTCAAAGTAACGCGTAGAGACGAAGCCCGCTTGATGGTTGTGCATAAGAAATCGGGAACGATTGACATGTACAACAACAAGAAAATAAAGGGTGAGCCTAAGGAAGAAGACTATATCCGCTTTAAAGATGTAGTGAATTATTTTGATGAAGGCGACACCTTTATATTCAACGACACGAAGGTTTTCCCCGCTCGTCTTTATGGAACGAAAGAGAAAACCGATGCCAAAATAGAAGTATTCTTGCTGCGAGAGCTGAACCAAGAGATGCGTTTGTGGGACGTTCTGGTAGAACCTGCCCGCAAAATACGTATCGGAAACAAGCTCTTTTTCGATGAATCAGGAGCTATGGTTGCCGAAGTAATCGACAATACAACTTCGCGTGGTCGTACACTCCGCTTCCTTTACGATTGTTCGCACGAAGAATTCAAGCGCGAACTCTATGCTTTGGGCGAGGCACCACTACCCCGCTACATCATAGACAACCGTCCGAAAGGTGCCGACGAGGATTTTGCGCACGCCGACGCTGACGACTTGGAGAACTTCCAGACGGTGTTTGCAAAGCATGAAGGGGCGGTTACTGCACCTGGAACAAACCTCCACTTCTCCGAACATCTTATGAAGATGATGGAGATAAAAGGCATTCACGCTGCTTACATCACCTTGCATTGCGGCTTGGGCAACTTCCACGACATTGAAGTGGAAGACCTAACGAAGCACAAAATGGATTCCGAGGAAATGCACATCTCTGCCGAGGCTTGCAAAATAGTGAACGAAACGAAAGCTGCCAACCATCGCGTGTGTGCCGTTGGTGCAAGTGTTGTGAAGGCAACGGAAACTGCCGTAGGTACAGACGGTATGTTGAAGGAATACGATGGTTGGACAAACAAGTTCATCTTTCCGCCTTACGACTTCGGTTTGGCAGACTCTATGCTCGTTAATTTCTATCACCCGTATTCTACTTTGCTGATGGAGACAACGGCATTTGGTGGCTACGACCTTATCATGGAGGCTTACGACAAGGCTGTCAAGGCTGGATACAAATTCGGTTGCTTCGGAGATGCATTGCTTATATTGAACGATTAA
- the folK gene encoding 2-amino-4-hydroxy-6-hydroxymethyldihydropteridine diphosphokinase: MESTDTGKHRVYLGLGSNLGNRKAILNEAISFIQSRVGEVVKQSSFLETEPWGFESPNKFLNACICVSTQYEPYEILRTTQAIEKDMGRSHKTANHKYQDRIIDIDILMIDDLKIDDSDLKVPHPLMKERDFVMIPLKEIM, from the coding sequence TTGGAATCGACAGATACAGGAAAGCATAGGGTGTATCTTGGGTTAGGTTCTAACCTTGGTAACCGTAAGGCTATATTAAATGAAGCCATCTCCTTTATTCAAAGTAGGGTAGGAGAAGTGGTCAAGCAATCTTCATTTCTCGAAACTGAACCTTGGGGATTTGAAAGTCCCAATAAATTCCTTAATGCCTGTATATGTGTGAGTACACAATATGAACCCTATGAAATATTGAGGACCACGCAGGCAATTGAGAAAGATATGGGGCGTAGTCATAAAACTGCTAATCATAAATATCAAGACCGTATTATTGATATTGATATTCTGATGATTGATGACCTTAAAATAGATGATTCAGACCTTAAAGTACCTCATCCGTTAATGAAAGAACGCGACTTTGTCATGATTCCTCTAAAAGAGATTATGTAG
- a CDS encoding ATP-binding protein produces MDFSEVIGQKEMKQRLLKMANDKHVPHALLFCGPYGSGKMALAMSFASYLLETSSTSPEKAKAMLKKWEHPDLHFTYPTIKLPNTSSEFQPTSNDFAKEWRKIIMEGAYFDIRRWMNEMGATTQQAIITAAESDNISRSLALKSSQGGYKVSIIWLPERMNLSSANKILKLLEEPTEGTIFLMVSEEPEKLLETIISRTQRIDIKRIDDADIENALIAQRGLDIDVAHRIARRARGSWLNAIDELSSNNEAEEFLQLFQQLMRACYARAIKALKQWSETVAAFGREKERRMLVYFQQQVRENFMFNFRNPELVYMSLEEEEFAKKFSRFINERNIIEINELFQKCRKDIGQNANGKIVFYDMALKMIVLLLRK; encoded by the coding sequence ATGGACTTTTCGGAAGTTATAGGACAAAAAGAAATGAAGCAGCGGCTGCTGAAAATGGCAAACGACAAGCACGTCCCGCATGCTTTACTTTTTTGTGGACCTTACGGTTCAGGCAAAATGGCTTTGGCGATGAGCTTCGCAAGCTATTTGCTTGAGACCTCTTCAACTTCACCGGAAAAGGCAAAAGCTATGCTGAAGAAATGGGAGCACCCTGATCTTCATTTTACTTATCCTACTATAAAATTGCCAAATACAAGTTCAGAGTTCCAGCCAACAAGTAATGATTTTGCAAAAGAATGGCGCAAAATAATAATGGAGGGGGCTTATTTCGATATTCGCAGATGGATGAACGAAATGGGAGCAACAACTCAGCAAGCTATTATAACAGCGGCTGAAAGTGATAATATCTCAAGAAGTCTTGCTCTGAAATCAAGTCAAGGTGGTTATAAGGTTTCCATAATATGGCTACCTGAGCGAATGAATTTGTCTTCAGCAAACAAGATTCTGAAACTTTTGGAAGAACCTACCGAGGGGACTATATTCTTGATGGTGAGCGAAGAGCCAGAGAAATTGTTAGAAACGATAATCAGTCGGACACAACGGATAGACATTAAACGTATAGACGATGCTGACATAGAGAACGCATTGATAGCACAGCGTGGATTGGATATAGACGTTGCTCATCGTATAGCAAGACGCGCCAGAGGAAGTTGGCTGAATGCAATTGATGAATTGAGTAGTAATAATGAAGCTGAAGAATTTCTACAACTCTTCCAACAACTTATGCGAGCATGTTATGCACGTGCCATAAAGGCTTTAAAGCAATGGAGCGAGACTGTAGCTGCATTTGGTAGAGAGAAAGAAAGACGTATGTTGGTCTACTTTCAACAACAAGTGAGGGAGAACTTTATGTTCAATTTCCGTAATCCAGAACTTGTTTACATGTCGTTAGAAGAGGAAGAATTTGCTAAAAAGTTCTCGCGTTTCATAAACGAAAGAAATATAATAGAGATTAATGAACTATTTCAGAAATGCCGTAAAGATATTGGACAGAATGCCAATGGAAAAATAGTATTCTACGATATGGCTCTGAAAATGATAGTTTTACTTTTACGGAAATAA
- a CDS encoding stage 0 sporulation family protein → MDYKNMKFKMWTGCDRGLCHRGCGHSDKQLNTYDWLEDVPENINTTNLVEVQFKNTRKGYYHNVNNIELCKGDIVAVEANPGHDIGVVTLTGRLVKLQLKKACGIKSPDDIKRVYRIAREADMEKYKEAKAKEHSTMIESRQIAKALNLQMKIGDVEYQGDGNKAIFYYIADERVDFRQLIKDLAAAFHVRIEMKQIGARQEAGRIGGTGPCGRELCCATWMKSFSSVSTNAARCQDISLNPTKLAGMCAKLKCCLNYEVDDYIEASRKLPGKDIHLHTMDAEYFLFKTDILNGLCTYSTDKNLAVNLETIPVERAKEIIEMNRLGEKPLSLLNNGQARPVKKPIDLLAEADLSRFDKDKTYKKSARRNGKRNGQLRNQERNQQNADTNGQNGQSRQRRNGKSNYQSAQQRNQQQKSTNGNRNE, encoded by the coding sequence ATGGATTATAAAAATATGAAATTTAAGATGTGGACAGGTTGCGATCGCGGTTTGTGTCATCGTGGCTGTGGTCATTCAGACAAGCAATTGAACACATATGATTGGCTGGAGGATGTTCCTGAAAACATAAATACAACAAATCTCGTTGAAGTACAGTTTAAGAATACTCGTAAAGGATATTACCATAATGTTAATAATATTGAACTGTGCAAAGGAGACATAGTGGCCGTAGAAGCAAACCCTGGACATGATATAGGTGTAGTTACGCTTACAGGCAGATTGGTGAAGTTGCAGCTTAAGAAAGCTTGTGGTATTAAGTCGCCGGACGATATTAAACGTGTGTACAGAATTGCACGAGAAGCCGACATGGAGAAATATAAGGAGGCCAAAGCAAAGGAACACAGCACGATGATAGAAAGCAGGCAGATAGCAAAAGCATTGAACCTGCAAATGAAAATAGGCGACGTAGAGTATCAAGGCGACGGAAACAAAGCTATATTCTATTATATTGCAGATGAGCGAGTAGACTTCCGACAGCTTATAAAGGATCTTGCAGCAGCGTTTCATGTACGTATAGAAATGAAGCAAATAGGTGCTCGACAGGAGGCTGGCCGCATTGGTGGAACAGGCCCTTGTGGCAGAGAACTTTGTTGTGCTACTTGGATGAAAAGCTTCTCAAGTGTCTCTACTAATGCAGCACGCTGTCAAGACATCTCGTTAAATCCAACAAAACTGGCAGGAATGTGTGCTAAACTAAAGTGTTGTCTAAACTATGAAGTAGATGATTATATAGAAGCAAGCCGGAAGTTGCCTGGAAAAGATATTCATCTACATACTATGGATGCAGAATATTTCTTGTTTAAGACCGATATTCTTAATGGGCTTTGTACGTATTCTACCGATAAGAATCTGGCTGTTAATCTTGAAACAATTCCCGTAGAACGTGCCAAAGAAATAATAGAAATGAATCGTCTGGGAGAAAAACCGCTGTCATTATTGAATAACGGACAGGCAAGACCTGTTAAAAAGCCCATAGACTTATTGGCAGAAGCTGACCTGAGCCGTTTCGATAAAGACAAGACTTATAAGAAAAGTGCCCGTCGAAATGGCAAACGGAATGGACAACTCAGAAATCAGGAACGTAACCAGCAAAATGCAGACACGAACGGACAGAATGGGCAATCACGTCAGCGACGAAATGGAAAGTCTAATTATCAATCAGCACAACAAAGAAATCAGCAACAAAAAAGTACAAACGGAAATAGGAATGAATAG
- a CDS encoding gliding motility lipoprotein GldH: MNRKGYPFLNLVILVITVMGMVACNDARIYDKYRALPIDGWVRADTVTFKIPRQKEGMYSMDLGMRVFQNYPYKSITLIVERTVIRMQHKKQVKRSYQDTIVCNIIDNEGRLVGKRGITTSELEQRIAIFPLQRNDSLKISIYHIMSKEQLPGISDVGIQILRRK, from the coding sequence ATGAATAGGAAGGGATATCCCTTTTTGAATTTAGTTATACTTGTCATCACAGTGATGGGCATGGTTGCATGCAACGATGCTCGTATATACGACAAGTATAGAGCTTTACCCATTGATGGTTGGGTACGCGCCGACACCGTTACTTTCAAGATTCCACGTCAGAAAGAAGGAATGTATAGTATGGATTTAGGAATGCGAGTCTTTCAGAATTATCCTTATAAAAGTATTACGCTCATAGTGGAACGCACAGTTATACGTATGCAACATAAGAAACAAGTAAAACGAAGTTATCAAGATACAATAGTGTGTAATATTATAGATAATGAAGGAAGATTAGTAGGGAAACGGGGAATAACCACAAGCGAACTCGAGCAACGTATTGCTATTTTCCCATTGCAAAGAAACGATTCTCTTAAAATATCCATTTATCACATTATGAGTAAAGAACAACTTCCCGGAATAAGCGATGTTGGAATACAAATACTTAGGAGGAAATAG
- a CDS encoding RNA polymerase sigma factor RpoD/SigA: MRQLKITQSITNRESTALEKYLQDISHEGLVSVEEEIELARKIKKGDVKALEKLTKANLRFVVSVAKQYQNQGLSLPDLINEGNLGLIKAAKKYDETRGFKFISYAVWWIRQSIMQAISEQSRIVRVPINQMGVIHKMRKVVQQFEQEYQRLPSIDEIAEQIDLPKEKIVEIMSMITKKISMDAPISTNDDGNLLDVLPNKNSPSADEDLLEEGLKKEIERLLVSLSEREQIILRGYFGINQREMSLEEIGEQTGLTRERVRQLKEKAIKRLRCNAIGDSLKGYLGK; encoded by the coding sequence ATGAGACAACTGAAAATCACTCAATCGATTACAAATCGAGAAAGTACGGCACTCGAGAAATACCTTCAAGATATAAGTCATGAAGGTCTTGTAAGTGTAGAAGAAGAGATAGAATTAGCACGGAAGATAAAGAAAGGCGATGTAAAAGCTCTCGAAAAACTAACGAAAGCCAACTTGCGTTTTGTTGTTTCTGTTGCAAAGCAGTATCAGAACCAAGGATTGTCGCTCCCTGATTTAATCAATGAAGGAAATCTCGGACTAATAAAAGCTGCGAAAAAGTATGACGAGACACGAGGGTTTAAGTTTATCTCGTATGCAGTGTGGTGGATTAGACAAAGTATAATGCAAGCCATTTCCGAACAAAGTAGAATAGTTAGGGTACCAATAAACCAAATGGGCGTGATACATAAAATGCGTAAAGTTGTGCAACAATTCGAGCAAGAGTATCAACGTTTACCCAGCATCGACGAGATAGCGGAACAAATAGATTTGCCAAAAGAAAAGATTGTAGAAATAATGTCTATGATAACGAAAAAAATATCTATGGACGCTCCAATCTCTACGAACGACGATGGAAATCTACTTGATGTATTACCGAACAAAAACTCTCCGTCTGCCGATGAAGATTTATTGGAAGAAGGATTAAAGAAAGAAATAGAGCGACTATTGGTGTCACTTTCAGAACGTGAACAAATTATTCTAAGAGGATATTTTGGTATTAACCAACGAGAAATGTCGCTCGAAGAAATTGGAGAACAAACTGGACTGACACGCGAACGTGTCAGACAATTAAAGGAAAAGGCTATAAAGCGTCTGCGCTGCAATGCAATAGGAGACTCATTAAAAGGATATTTAGGAAAATAA
- a CDS encoding S24/S26 family peptidase: MSTITPETAKIQFENAVFLPEIVKMLNEGHTVTLTLKGYSMRPFLEDGRDKALFVKPSTVAVGDPVLAEIAPQHYVLHRIIRMEGENVTLLGDGNLSMEHCLKSDVVGAVIGFYRKGRKTLDRTDGWKWRSYSFVWTRLYPIRRYLLGIYRRIWIPIFGVI, encoded by the coding sequence ATGTCCACAATTACTCCAGAAACAGCTAAGATACAATTCGAAAATGCAGTGTTTTTACCAGAGATTGTAAAGATGCTGAACGAAGGGCATACCGTTACACTTACACTGAAAGGCTACTCTATGCGCCCGTTCCTGGAAGATGGTCGCGATAAGGCTCTTTTTGTAAAACCTTCAACTGTAGCTGTCGGCGACCCTGTTTTAGCAGAGATAGCCCCACAACACTATGTACTACACCGCATTATACGCATGGAAGGCGAAAACGTTACACTGCTGGGCGATGGCAATCTTTCTATGGAGCACTGTCTGAAGTCTGATGTAGTGGGAGCCGTTATCGGGTTTTACAGGAAAGGACGAAAGACATTAGACCGTACCGATGGTTGGAAATGGCGTTCTTATAGCTTTGTATGGACAAGGCTTTATCCCATACGGCGCTACCTGTTGGGAATATATAGACGAATATGGATACCCATCTTCGGAGTCATTTGA
- a CDS encoding PqqD family protein, with protein sequence MKTKVGFNLRQVCGENIIVAEGEENIDFSNIISMNESSAFLWREAQKLDNFTVADLVKILTSEYEVDEATATADVLKLTNQWGVAGILEGDDIPVLKVEKNENEPADTPTEATVKKEEKEKKGFFKRLFK encoded by the coding sequence ATGAAGACAAAAGTAGGTTTTAACTTGCGACAAGTATGTGGCGAAAATATTATTGTAGCCGAAGGAGAAGAGAATATAGACTTCAGTAATATCATATCGATGAACGAAAGTTCGGCATTTCTTTGGCGTGAAGCACAAAAGTTAGACAACTTTACTGTAGCCGATTTAGTGAAAATTCTTACATCTGAATACGAGGTTGACGAAGCTACCGCCACTGCCGATGTACTTAAACTAACCAATCAGTGGGGAGTGGCAGGTATTCTTGAAGGCGACGACATTCCCGTTCTCAAAGTAGAAAAAAACGAAAACGAACCTGCCGACACGCCCACAGAAGCCACAGTAAAGAAAGAAGAAAAAGAAAAGAAAGGTTTCTTTAAACGGCTTTTCAAATAA
- a CDS encoding ABC transporter ATP-binding protein, translating to MIKYLQQRFALTEKGAKDLRKGIACSTLMNIALMLPPTYLFFFLMEYIDAKPSTEPHTLWFYVLVAVLLAVLMFFIALRQYDSTYTTVYNESAQRRIGVAEKLRRLPLAFFGERNLSDLTSTVMEDCTMLEQTFSHAVPQLFASALSVVIIGVGMFSYNWHLALALFWVVPLAVTTLLLSRRQLHKAFVQHYKVKRGVTEQIQEGLECMQEIRSYSGEQAYCRSFDKRLKGYERELVRGELVAGVFLNLAGMLLKLGMPTVILVGAWLLQQGEVSVFTYLAYLLASAMVYNPIIEVCNYLALLSFLDVRINRMKEIEGMPTQEGSAAVQLENYDIEFRNVSFAYETEKQVLHNVSFTARQGTVTALVGPSGGGKSTTAKLAARFWDIAEGQILVGGNDISKIDPETLLKHYSIVFQDVLLFNASIADNIRIGKRNATDEEVRHVARLAQCDDFISRMPQGYDTVIGENGETLSGGERQRISIARALLKNAPIILLDEATASLDAENETKIQAGISELVRNKTVIIIAHRMRTVRNADHIVVLSGGTVSEQGTPDELLARNGEFAHMVRLQQEKWQ from the coding sequence ATGATAAAATATCTTCAACAACGGTTCGCCCTCACCGAAAAAGGAGCGAAAGACTTGCGGAAAGGCATCGCCTGCTCTACATTGATGAACATCGCATTGATGCTGCCGCCCACCTATTTGTTCTTCTTCCTCATGGAATACATCGACGCCAAGCCCTCCACCGAGCCGCACACGCTGTGGTTCTATGTGCTTGTGGCAGTGCTCTTGGCAGTGCTTATGTTCTTCATAGCCCTCCGACAGTACGACAGCACCTACACCACCGTCTACAACGAGAGTGCGCAACGCCGCATCGGAGTGGCAGAAAAGCTGCGCCGACTGCCCCTTGCTTTCTTCGGCGAACGCAACCTTTCCGACCTCACCTCTACCGTGATGGAAGACTGCACGATGCTCGAGCAAACCTTCTCGCACGCTGTCCCCCAGCTGTTTGCGTCGGCTCTGAGCGTCGTCATCATCGGCGTGGGTATGTTCTCTTACAACTGGCACTTGGCTTTAGCCCTATTTTGGGTTGTTCCGCTCGCCGTAACCACCCTGCTGCTGTCGCGCCGTCAGCTCCACAAAGCCTTCGTTCAGCACTATAAAGTGAAGCGTGGCGTAACCGAACAGATACAGGAAGGGCTGGAATGTATGCAGGAAATAAGGTCGTACAGTGGCGAACAGGCATACTGCCGCAGCTTCGACAAGCGGCTGAAGGGCTACGAACGCGAGCTGGTGCGCGGCGAACTCGTGGCAGGAGTCTTCCTCAACCTCGCCGGAATGCTGCTCAAGCTCGGTATGCCCACCGTTATATTGGTGGGAGCGTGGCTGTTGCAGCAGGGCGAAGTGTCGGTATTCACCTACTTGGCTTACCTCTTGGCATCGGCAATGGTCTACAATCCCATTATCGAAGTGTGCAACTACCTTGCCCTTCTCTCCTTCCTCGACGTGCGCATCAACCGTATGAAGGAAATAGAAGGTATGCCCACGCAGGAGGGAAGTGCAGCCGTACAACTCGAAAACTACGACATCGAGTTCCGCAACGTAAGTTTTGCCTACGAAACCGAGAAGCAAGTGCTGCACAATGTTTCGTTCACGGCACGCCAAGGCACCGTTACCGCCCTTGTGGGACCATCGGGTGGGGGCAAAAGCACTACTGCCAAGCTCGCCGCACGCTTTTGGGACATCGCCGAAGGACAAATTCTTGTGGGTGGAAACGACATCTCGAAGATTGACCCTGAAACGCTGCTGAAACACTATTCCATTGTTTTTCAGGACGTATTGCTGTTCAATGCCTCTATTGCCGACAATATCCGAATCGGCAAGCGCAACGCCACCGACGAGGAAGTGCGCCACGTTGCCCGACTGGCACAGTGCGACGACTTCATCAGCCGAATGCCGCAAGGTTACGATACCGTTATCGGAGAAAACGGCGAAACCCTTTCGGGTGGCGAGCGGCAGCGCATTTCCATTGCCCGCGCCCTGCTGAAGAATGCCCCTATCATACTTCTCGACGAAGCCACCGCAAGCCTTGATGCCGAGAACGAGACGAAAATACAAGCGGGCATCTCCGAACTGGTGCGCAACAAGACTGTTATCATCATCGCCCACCGTATGCGCACCGTCCGCAATGCCGACCACATCGTGGTGCTTAGCGGCGGTACGGTGAGCGAACAGGGCACGCCCGACGAGCTGTTGGCTCGCAACGGCGAGTTCGCCCACATGGTTCGCCTGCAACAAGAAAAATGGCAATGA